A DNA window from Acidimicrobiales bacterium contains the following coding sequences:
- a CDS encoding amidohydrolase has protein sequence MAGASVEELKARADAEVDRLAPVLVELSHDLHAHPELMFEEHHAHQVLTDAIAAEGLQVVRHAHGLDTAFRVDAGSEGPIVAVCCEYDALENIGHACGHNVIATAGLGAGLAAAALAEAAGGRVRLLGTPAEEGGNGKGLMLDDGAFEGVDAALMVHPGDRELDRMTTLAVGVVLVTYHGHASHAASAPWLGRNALDAAINGYNNISALRQQMAPDQRIHGAFQEVPTRSNVIPERVSIRWVCRGASVSSVKDLLPRMIACLEAGGMAAGCQVEMTEPRIGSQVLDNAVLVERYVANSQSIGRSPVRPGPATGNVFGSTDMGVVSRNFPSIHPVIALAPEGVAIHERAFAAAAASEAADRAVVDGAKALARTVIDIWSDAELRNAAWRQLDADKAADPL, from the coding sequence ATGGCCGGAGCATCGGTCGAAGAACTGAAGGCCAGGGCCGACGCCGAGGTCGACCGTTTGGCGCCGGTGCTGGTCGAGCTGAGCCACGACCTACACGCACATCCCGAGCTGATGTTCGAAGAGCATCATGCCCATCAGGTGCTCACTGACGCCATCGCGGCCGAGGGCTTGCAGGTGGTTCGGCACGCCCACGGGCTCGACACCGCTTTCAGGGTCGATGCTGGTTCCGAGGGCCCCATCGTGGCCGTCTGCTGCGAGTACGACGCCCTCGAGAACATCGGCCATGCGTGTGGCCACAATGTCATCGCCACTGCGGGTCTCGGCGCCGGGTTGGCGGCGGCCGCGTTGGCCGAGGCGGCCGGTGGCCGGGTGCGGTTGCTCGGCACGCCCGCCGAGGAGGGCGGCAACGGCAAGGGGCTCATGCTCGACGACGGGGCGTTCGAGGGTGTCGACGCGGCCCTCATGGTGCATCCGGGCGACCGCGAACTAGACCGCATGACCACCCTGGCTGTGGGCGTGGTGCTGGTCACCTATCACGGCCACGCCTCGCACGCCGCGTCAGCACCTTGGCTCGGGCGCAACGCACTCGACGCGGCGATCAACGGTTACAACAACATCAGCGCGCTGCGTCAGCAGATGGCTCCCGACCAGCGCATTCACGGTGCGTTCCAGGAGGTGCCCACCAGGTCCAACGTCATTCCCGAGCGGGTTTCGATCCGATGGGTGTGCAGGGGCGCGTCGGTCTCGTCGGTCAAGGACCTGTTGCCTCGGATGATCGCCTGCCTCGAGGCCGGTGGCATGGCGGCCGGTTGCCAGGTCGAAATGACCGAGCCTCGCATCGGCTCGCAGGTGCTCGACAATGCCGTGCTGGTCGAGCGATACGTGGCCAACTCACAGTCGATCGGTCGAAGCCCAGTTCGTCCTGGGCCGGCCACGGGCAACGTGTTCGGCAGCACCGACATGGGTGTGGTCAGCCGCAACTTTCCTTCGATTCACCCGGTCATCGCCCTGGCGCCCGAGGGTGTGGCCATTCACGAGCGGGCGTTCGCAGCTGCGGCGGCGTCAGAGGCAGCAGACCGGGCCGTTGTCGACGGGGCCAAGGCGTTGGCCCGCACCGTCATCGACATCTGGTCGGACGCCGAACTGAGGAATGCGGCTTGGCGTCAGCTCGACGCCGACAAGGCCGCCGACCCGCTCTAG
- the mscL gene encoding large conductance mechanosensitive channel protein MscL: MKNLLAEFREFVDKGNIVDAAVGLILALAFKPVVDSLVNDVIMQVVAAIFGQPDFSALSIHWGDPVSVDEFGRTIYDGGQIFYGSFINTVISFLIIAFIVFLMVKAYNNFKRSKEEEAAEEAGPSEIDLLTEIRVSLKK, encoded by the coding sequence ATGAAAAACCTGCTCGCCGAATTCCGCGAATTCGTTGACAAGGGCAACATCGTCGACGCCGCCGTCGGCCTGATCCTGGCGTTGGCGTTCAAGCCAGTGGTCGATTCGTTGGTAAACGACGTCATCATGCAGGTCGTCGCTGCAATCTTCGGACAGCCCGACTTCTCGGCGCTGTCGATCCACTGGGGTGACCCCGTCAGCGTCGACGAGTTCGGTCGCACGATCTATGACGGTGGCCAGATCTTCTACGGCAGCTTCATCAACACCGTGATCTCGTTCCTGATCATCGCGTTCATCGTGTTCTTGATGGTCAAGGCCTACAACAACTTCAAGCGGTCCAAGGAAGAAGAGGCTGCCGAAGAGGCCGGCCCCAGCGAGATCGATCTGCTGACCGAGATTCGCGTTTCTCTGAAGAAGTGA
- a CDS encoding SDR family oxidoreductase, whose translation MSLEGRVALVTGGGRGIGRGISEMLAQAGAAVAVNYRRDEEAANETVAAIEAAGGRAKAYQGSVTEPEDNERMVGQVVADFGKLDILIQNGGIASRGLPVVKTDAAELQRVMATHALGPHHLASVAIPYMRENPRSDMVFISSVATLSHGANGAPYSMGKAAMESLAFTLAKEERPHGMHVNVVAPGLVATDMGSRLAKAVVGVDDINELDRIMPFGHVCTPADIARVVKFFVSAEAGYVTGEKINVHGGGQDWRAYEED comes from the coding sequence ATGAGTCTCGAAGGGCGCGTAGCTCTGGTCACCGGAGGCGGTCGTGGCATCGGGCGGGGAATCTCCGAGATGCTGGCCCAGGCCGGTGCCGCGGTAGCTGTCAACTATCGACGCGACGAAGAGGCGGCCAACGAAACCGTGGCTGCCATCGAGGCTGCCGGGGGCCGCGCCAAGGCCTATCAGGGGTCGGTCACCGAACCCGAAGACAACGAGCGCATGGTCGGTCAGGTGGTTGCCGATTTCGGCAAGCTCGACATCTTGATCCAGAACGGTGGCATCGCCAGCCGGGGCCTGCCCGTCGTCAAGACCGACGCCGCCGAGTTGCAGAGGGTCATGGCCACCCATGCGCTGGGTCCACACCATCTGGCCAGCGTCGCCATTCCGTACATGCGTGAGAACCCACGTTCCGACATGGTGTTCATCTCGTCGGTCGCCACCCTCAGCCACGGCGCCAACGGCGCCCCCTACTCGATGGGCAAGGCGGCCATGGAGTCGTTGGCGTTCACGTTGGCCAAAGAAGAACGGCCGCATGGCATGCACGTCAACGTGGTGGCACCTGGTCTGGTCGCCACCGACATGGGCTCGCGGCTGGCCAAGGCGGTCGTGGGCGTCGACGACATCAACGAACTCGATCGCATAATGCCGTTCGGCCATGTGTGTACGCCCGCAGACATCGCCAGGGTCGTCAAGTTCTTCGTCTCGGCCGAGGCCGGGTATGTCACCGGCGAGAAGATCAACGTTCACGGAGGCGGCCAAGACTGGCGCGCCTACGAGGAGGACTAG